CTCCCAGGGGACCACGCAGAGACCCAGTCGCCTGGTCTTCACAGACGTAGCCAAAGCCCTCAACGCTTAACAGCTCTCTTCCATTAGTTACATCACGCAGAAGCAGACAGTCTCtgagggaggaaaacaaaaaagggacaaGTGGACTGGTTCTGGGAACAACTGGAGCTCTGGTGAAGGTTTTCACCCCTGCGACACAGTACGTGACGTGGACGTGGTTTTCAGAGGAAAACAAGGGTAACGTAGGTCGCGTGTCCAAGGGAGAATAACGGGAAGCATCACGCATGATCTTGCACTGTTTTCATTTGGAGCACAAATGGAGTGTGATGCACTTTTCTTGATGTATGTTATGTCATTGGTGTTAAAAGGTTTAGTAGCTTGTCAGGGAAGCTCCTTTGAGCTGTACTATCTACTTCCATGtttgataaaagaaaaacgtaGATTTGTATTATACTAATTTGGTGGACTTTCGTCTCTGACAAGCTTGAACTGAAGCTCGGATGCGTTATGATCCGAAAGTAAACTGTCCTCACCATTTGGTTTCTTCTTTGAGCATTGAAGGACGGTTTCTGTCTATACACATTTAAACTATTTAAACCAATTTGAAAGAATTTTGTTGTCCAAAAATCTATAACAAAAGAGTCAGCAGGtgtgatattttattaaaaagcgATAAAGCAGAATAACACAAGTCACATGTTAAAGAATcgtaacaaaatatatatatcacaggTTTGTGAGTTGTATTAATTAAGTGGATGACGATCAATAACATAACTACAAAATTGTGTTAAAAGTAAGGCATAGAAGTGGATTTTTCAAGTTACACATCAACTTTTCAATAGCTGAAATTGGATCAAGTACTGCATGTAACTATATGAGTATCAGTAAGATCACAGAACAACGTTGTCCCAGTATAGAGTGTAAATATCCAGACAGCCTGGGTAAGATGAAATACATTGACCAGGCTGGAGTTAAGTCAAGATGCACCTCTCACGCTGACTTCCATTCATTTAAGGTGACATGAATGTAGTGAGGTGAGATGAGTGTTGTGACTACAACAATAGCTCGACAGTTATTTCAAGATTTCATGATCCACATCTCCTGCACGTCTGATGGAAAAAGCAGATAAAACTCAAACATTTCCTCAGATGTGTTCCAGGCATGTTAGTTTTCAGAGGTAGACCAGGAGGCAAAACAAGGCAATGCagttcaacagaaaaaaacacgtCTGCCTGTAAATGAATTAAGCTCCTCTGGCAGCAGCTTAGTCAACAATGCTGAAATACATGAAAGTCCTGGGTTAGAAATCCTCACCGGTGAGGAAATAAGCATGTTTTAGAAAGGGAAGGACTTGTcataaacattttgttttttatcccTCCGACATACCAATGATATTCTGTTTTTTATGCTAAATTTAgtaatttagttatttttaatgACATAACCAAATTGTCCTATTGTTGTATCTAATCTTTCTGATTGTTTCTCTTTTCAATAACATTAGTAAAATAGTGTGACCACAAACAAAAATTATATTTACTTGCCCAACTTAAAAGTGATcgaaaatgagaaaatgtacGTTTTCTTTGGTAATTTGGGTAAACGACCCCCTAAAGCAAGACAATGTAAAGTTCAAAGAAGACTAACATAATTAAAAGTTGAAGTAATAAGCAATAAAACACACTATCATTTCAACATGATGATGCAAGGATGTCGCATGtgaacagactgtaaagccctctgatgcaaacttgtaatttgcgattttgggctatacaaaataaaactaattgaaATTGAACATTAGGGTGTTGTTCTGCTGCAGTATTATTGGGTGGATgtcataaataaaaaatgtaagttAGTTTGCGCAGTTTAAAGCTCAATTCTTAATAATTTGATTACACAATATTTGCATTTAGCATTCGTGCACCACGGTCGCATTGTGGGCCACGTGGTCCCTTGTAGTCTTGTTTTCAATAGTCAAATTGGGAAGGAGGAGCAACCTCTCTTCGCTCATGAATTGCTAAAACGAAGACGGCGTTACGTTGTTAAGCATTAACATGTCCACAATTAATTATTGGACATTTACATACGCACGGGGGTCCCGGGGTTGTGTGGTTTCCCATCACTGTCGTGTATTTCAGCAATGTGGTCATTTGCTGCCCTTCCTTATACATCACACCGATTAAGAGTGTCACACATACAGTTTACAGTGTAAGaatgagaaaatacacaatataGTGATAATCAGAATGGACTAACAGCCcctcaccaccacctcctccaaaaataaaaagcaattcATAAGGTACTACAGCCTAAAAAGCATTTGTTGTAAACTATTGGCTGCATTGTGTTTCCCAGGAGAACAAACCAATTCTAGATTCAGCTTTTGACAAATACAGTTTTCTTTAACGAATTGATTGACTGATGGTTTATTTGCTCTCAGATAGTAAAATCCTCTACAGGAGTGTGATGTCTGCTTCCGTGTGTTGGTCTGCAGGCCTGGAAATCGCATGTGTTTCATACCTGCGCACAAACcgttgtgtgtgagcgtgtgcgtgtatTAATTAAGTGTGTATGTATAACTACTACTGAGAGAGTGGAGAGTTAGTTTGTTGATCTTTTGTGTTATTGAGGTAGCATGAGAGATTAAGAAACTGAGGGCAACTGAGGTTTCAATGAGGTCTTTGTGTCAAGGCATACTGGCAATGTCAAATATAGATCAGAAATGCACAACAAACACAGCACAATAATTATTACCGAGTCCACTGACAAAATGTTCCTGAATAGTTTTGTACCTGAGGTTTCAATATGGTGTAAGAGTAACTATTGTAATAGTAAAATCCTGAGTGTGGTAATATGACGTTTCATCAAAGTATTTATGAGAGGCTTCTTTCTAAAAATGTCATATCCATTCAAACCTttggctgctttttttttttttatcttgctGCTGTTCGGAAGAAAAATAATCATTGAGGTCGTCAATCTAAactcatctgtttttttttaaccaaattggatatttcattttggaataaaacCTTTCACGTGCACTTTCATAATAATGACTTCAGCACACcgtgtttatattttatattatcgGTAAAGATTTCACCATCTCGCTCCCATTTCATATGAGGATTCATGGTACTTTACTTAGAAACCTGTTTCGATAAAAAAGGTTCAGGTTGGTTCCTTTTTTTCTACaaccacccccccgccccccatttCAAACCGCAAGCCTGTCCCCTCTCcacacaccgcacacacacagacacacacacacacacacacacagagaggttCAGGAAAGCAGACATCCTTGAAGTAGTAGTTGATAAGTGAAATACACTTCCTGGCATTTTTGCATTTAGTTAGATGAGAAGTTTGATAGAACAAAGAAtgcgtagcttagcataaagaccggAAACGGTCTGAAACCCAAAAGGCACAAAGATacaaaattgaattaaaacacCTTCCTCTAACACTCATCTGTTTAGGGATTAAACAAATGAGATGTAACTACAGAGCTTTATTAGGTGCTGGAAGTTATATTTTTTATACACTTTtaagtttccagtctttatgctaagctaactagctgctCACAGTAACTTAACATTTACGGAGACACGAGACTGGTATCAATCATCCTACGTAACCCCCCCGGCCGGAATGGGAATAGATGTCCATCCCAAAATATCATATTATCCCTTCTTACCAGAAGCCAGTTTCATAGATGAAATCACCGTACTGAGCGTGAAGCAATGAAACCATGATACAGCACCAGCGGAACAAACCACTTTCTGcgatgagttgtgtgtgtgagcgtgtgtgtctgtgtgttcctgAATCGCCATCGCAGATAGGAGTCAGACAGTATCCCTATTTGTTGGGAGGCCAAACCTTGAGGTAGGTAGAGAGGCATCCTACTACGACTACTCCCCTTCCTCCCGTGCAGGATCCTGAGATGTGGTGGGCTCAAGCTGCGAGgaactctcctcctcatcctcttctgaaGAGCCCTGGATCAGCAGgagagcaaaagaaagaaaaacactctCACTtggtctgcttttttttttttttgtctagtgACTCATTGCAGGAGTAATCGCAAGGTAATGAATCACCACTAGAAAACAGCACAAGAAAACAGGAATGAGCGTCACTAATTCATTGAGCGATTGAGTGCAGGGAAGTTGGTCCAGCTGTCAAGACCTAGAAATGTGAGGAAGACGACGGTTGTTTCAGGAAACCgagaagagaggggaagagaacaGTTAGatcaggtccccccccccctccggtgcaTTGACTCATTCTTCCCCTTTGCGTGCGTGAGTCTGAGAAAAGGGAGTCTGTCTCAACGGTTTCAGTTCTCGTAGCATCTTTGACAAACTGCTCAGAGGAGAGGATGCGATAAGGCGGTCGAGGGGCATCGTGGAACTGCCCAACTGTTGCGCAACGTCTTCTgtttgaaggggaaaaaaagccgaACAAAGCGGCTACGAGAAACAACGTTTTTCTCAGAAACCAAGGCCTACATTCGACAAAGCTGGATGTTTCAAAAGGATGTTTGGAGGTGTATCGGGGAATTCAGCTGTGCATTACCAAGAAACCGTCTCATCCTCACGAAGGCAAAATTAATGTGCGCATCAGTCGTTTGGCTATTTTTATCCAGTGTGCTAAAACAACAGCAATTTTATACGTTTTATTGTCAGATTATGCATTGCGCAAAAGGTTTGTGACGTGTATGAAGATGCAATGCGCTTTTGTTGGGTCTTATACTTTCTCTACGTGGTTCTTTTCTTGTGAGAAAATCCTTTGCATCAAGGTCAGAAGAACTGAGTTTAGAAAGTATAGAAAGGTCAGAAGAATGAGAATGAAAGATATTCACGTATAGTTAAATGAGATGGGCTCTGCTGTGCCCCCGATCACAAAAGTGACTGATCTTAGTCAAAAGGTAAAACCAGTGACACAAACTGAGATTTCTGTTCAACTGAAACAGAGCTTTGCATCTCTCCACAGTCACAAACCGTCAAAGTCCCTTCAGCTTCTGTGTAATGACAACGGATGAgtgattcaataaaaaaaaaaaatgagaaaaaaatgatttaatgaatCTGCAGTGGAAGAGTATTGCATTGAAAAGTGCAAGTAGCTGTGAGGATGTGATAGTTAGAAATAGGGTCTCATAACAAAATATTCAGTAATTACATTCACAGAAACCGGTCAAAACAAAACTCGTTTTAAAGGTTTCATTATCCTCACCTGTTGCTCCTCAGCTACTTGAATTACTTTCTGGGGCTGTAGAAAGAAAGTAGACAGAATGACTTAGAAATGAAAGTAAAAGGAGCGATCGAGGACTGTGCGGCTCCAGGAGACACTTTGGAGGCTTTGCACACCTTGATGTCTCTAACTGACAACGATTGCTCCATACCCATTTCCTTGGTCGCCCACGAGGTCGGCGCTCCCCAACGGGCTCTACCttctgaagaaaagaaaaaaaatcaatgtatAAAGTTTCACATGTTAACAGTCCACAATTGTTAAAGTTTTCATTCAGAACTGCATTCTTTAGCAATTACCAAGGACAGAAATATGTTTTCTCTTAGTTAAACCATCCCTTTAAAAGTCATCATGTGCCTGTAGCGATgttcattaaattaaatacagCAGACATACTAGTGTTTCTATCTGAATAAAAGATTATTTTAAAGCATTATATAGTAGTAGAGTCATTTTCCTAAATGTGAACAGATAACAACATCTTTGTGTGATTATCATGACTAATTAAAGACTGATATACATGTAATGTTATACTTTCATGTAACCAGTTGACCAAGTTCAGTTGcctcaaaataattgtttttctaGAAATATTgggaaaataaaaccttttcttGTATAATGAATCAATGCCCTTTGCATCTACCACATGCTAAAGATGCACAGGCAAACCGGGAAGCTGCCAGCAGGGGCAGTAAAAATCTCTCCTCCTGATGAAACCTGCCTCTCAAAACGCTCCGGCTTCAACTTTAAGAGAAGATTTAGCAAAACTTCAAAAGGGATCTTTGCATAGTCCATTACAATGTGTTAATACAAACTTAAGATACAAATGATGAATTAGCAATGCAAATATAATAAAAGACAAACTGATCAAGAACATACAGGACGTTATTCACATGTAGACAGACGCTGTCTCTCAGAGAGATGAAGGTTGTAAGTCACGGATGCAGTTTATTTCCTATATATTGGCAATAAACGTATACTCAAAAAACGCTTTAAAAATCCAACAGATTCAACCTTGAGTGCAGTTCTTGGGCCTTTGTTCTTGCTTCCTTTCGGTCGTCCTCTTGGTCGCTTTGGAGTCGGCGGTCCCACAGGCTCCTGCAGAAAGAAATCCCACGTAACCTCTCTTTGCATGAAGAGCCAGATTTAGACAAAGCAAAAAGTagctttgttatttttaattcatAAGAGAGAGCGGATCAAGTTGCTGTCTTAAAGAAAGGGAGTCCCACCTGCAGCGGTTTCCGCGGCCGACCCCGTCCCCGGCGCTGAGGCTCAGGAGGCGACTGAGCAGCGCTCGGCTCCGCAGACGGCTCTTTGGTCCCACTGTCACTCATGCCTGCGTCTGTCCCCCTGCTTCAAAGAGTGTGGGCATCAAAGCCTGGAGAAGCAGCCTCAAGGGcttaaaaggaggagaagacctGAGTATCAGGAGCCGCAGACGTGAGCGAGGAACAGCGGCAAAAACCATCTTTGGAGATCATCGGCTATGATGTACCGCTTTAAATGGTTGTTcgtttttttctccactttttgCACAATTGCCGCAGTGAGTTTCTATCAGTGCTCAATATCATTGAAaggatcattaaaaaaaaaaagcaaaatcacACAAGATCCTTTTCCAGAAGCGAGCGTGGGAACTGCTTATACATAAGCCCTGGCACCAGGTTCGTCGAAACGCAGACGGGGGTCTGGCAGACGCGGGGAAACATGAGAGTGGTGTCCAGCGACTAAAAGTAGCACAGATATTCACAATTCAATACACCATCCAAAATCTCCATCTGCTGTACTGTACGCTGCTTTTCCATCTGCCCTCTCTCAACTATTTCTCAATGAGGGTGTGCACGTTGTTGCACCAACTTTTACCTAAAAACGTGGAAATAGTTTGCAGCCTCTAGCGAACTGATTCATTTTGATGGTTTATCGTCTTCAGTTGAATAGTATCGCGATTAACTCTTGTATCGAGATATCGCGAAACACAAGTACTTTATCTGAAATTGGTAACAACAAGCACAGGCGAACTCAAATGTATCAGTTATCAGTAGCATTCTACGAACACATAactgcagttaaaaaaacaaattaaaaaaaactatttcattcAGAGGTATCCGAATAGATCCATATGGATCGTTCGTGTattaaataaacagtaaaagtgCTTTACATGGACGTTATCGAGAAATGAAATTCACTACATGGGACAGAATATTTCATTTCTCTCAGCCCATCACCATAATGAAAACAGTGGTCTGATTAATGTCACTATAAACAATGTCTTTATAACATACACATTAAAGCTGTGGTTACTCCGCGAAAAAAAGCAATATCCTGTATTATTTACGTTTTATTAAGAGAGTAAACCATAAATGTCAACTTTAAAACCAGGCTGTTGGTAATGTCCCGAGGTGGTCGTTCACCACAACCCAGCGAGGAATGTGCCAAACACTAATTGCCAAAACAGCCTCTCAAAACGGCCACACTGAAGAAGGAAGTCGGAGTCTACGTACACGTCGAAacgatttttaaaaagcaaaacgaGACGCGCGACGTCGTTTTCGTTTcgctaaaaatgaaaaaaggaggaaaagctGGATTCCGACCCGACGCGAGTCCTCCTCGCGTCTCCTGCAGCGGCCGGACCGTCCGCTCCAGCGAGCCCGTGTTTGCCCCTCAAGTACCGGGGACTCAATGTACTTTTCGCATATGGGCGGCAATTgcgagcattaaaaaaaaacaacccacacACATTACTTTACGGTTTGCACAGAAACTACGTTATGCGCTGCTGACGCGAGTTGGGACCTTCCCGACTTCTGGGCTCGAGTAACACATGGTGCgcaaaagaagaaacaacagCCGAGGCCATTGAGCGTTTTTAAAGCGTCGCCGCTCACTACACAACATCCCCTCGCTCCCATCACTTATTGCGCAATCGATGTGAaatgcgcgcgcgtgcgtgcgtgcgcgtgtatttggtgtgtgtgtgtctttcctcGCGCGCGGCGATAACAGGTCCTCCGCGGCGCAGCGACCGAGGAGCCGCTATCGCGTTAACAAGTTGAACAAAGGCGAACCACACAGGTGCAAAAGCTCTGCGCTGCAACCAGCcgtgaaaacacacacgcagacacgcacacgcgcgcgcgcaccaacacgtacacacgcacacacacacacacacagtacgaGCATACGTTCGGGGCCGCGGGCTCTCGGCGCGCGGGCCGGGGAGCCGCGGGTCATGCGGGTCGGAGGCGCCGGGGGGAACTTACCTTGAGACGGTCCGTAGTTTCACCTGGAAGCTCTCGACGTCGCCTCACCGTGTGCTCGCGCACAACTGCGAAGATATCAACGTATCGGCAGTCTCATTGGTTGGATTTAAAGAGTgcactctctcgctctctcgctctctctctcgctctccctctctctaatCGGAAATGtgtgtgatccccccccccaccccccacccagaCGTCACGAATACCCCAGTTGCAGCATAATTGGGGGGTTGAAGCTGAGCAGTATGCATTGCATACTTTCTCTATTAAAGCATGTTTCAAGAGGGAGCGAGGGTAGGAGGGTTGAGACGGAGGACCCCGCCCCAAAGAAAGCTCACCGGACCACCCACTttagggaaggaaaggagggagagaggtggggagagagacgggggggggacgagcATCAGACAGGAGGGTAGAGTCTGGTTCCGGGGTTCCCGAAGTGGGATCCGGGGACTTGGGAAGTTCCCCACAGATGAGAGGAAAAGGTTTAGAAGAAGTTCTAGTAAGATCAGTCTGTCTAGACTGTTTTCGGGGCGAAgtttcactccccccccccccacagcgttCGAGGTATCACTCTGTAAGTCAtaacaaaggacacacacatcaaatgggttttttttgttgataagAACGTCTGCGGGATGATCGTTTCGTTTTTCTGGGTAATAACGGTCTATGTCATTTAATCGTGCAGTAAAAGAACAGTTGGGCTGTGACTCCATGTGCAAAAGGTTCCCAGAACCCCAGAAAAGTTAGTTcctctaatgttttttttccctgctaTCTTCagcttttctgtttttactgACTTAAATAAAAATGGGAAAATCTCATCATTTCTGGGTGGAATTGTTTGTGATGTACTTCAGTTGAATATTCTTGCGAAGGTTTAaatattgtttctttttaaccCGCCTTTGTGATTTTCTAGGGATAACTCTGTAAATTTGTACAAGTTGATAAAACGAACTGACGTGATTGAACCACGGTGAATACACATTCCAGGGGCGGCTGTGAACGTGCTGTCATGACAACCAAATATAAAGCTTTAAGCTACATTGATGAAGCACAAGGCTCCATTTGACCCCTCGTTTGTTGAATTATGTTATTCAAATATTCACTGATTACCCTTGAAATCTGCTAACagattacatttacaaaaaaaaaacaattctcaTTTCACCCACACACCTAAAAGGCACAACACTAAAGAAACTATTATCATAATCATATGCAGGGTTTCCCAGAAGCTTTAAGCTTTGATAGTTGGCGAGAATTATGAATCTAATTGGTCTACCACTATTAATCATACAAAATGAAAGTAAACCAAATGACGCTGAAATCCTAACTGTCAACCTCGTACATTTCCATACGCTGTGTGTTTAGTTAAAAGGGAACATTTTCTACGCTTCGGTCCTGGTAGTTGCGCAAAAGATGAAATGTCAAAATCTTCAGATTTTTGAGAGAAACTTTTGTTCTCTTCCCGAAACGACAGAAAACCGATGCTGgagcaggcaggggggggggtagaacgGGCTTGAATGAGAGagcattgtgtgcgtgtgtgtgcgtgtgtgtgtgtgtgtatttgtgtgagttCAGTGGCCCTCTGCAGGCTGGTGTCTGAGATTTGGTCCGACTCTGATCTTGAGGTTTATTTAAGCTGAATTCCGTGGGCTCATCAGGACCGGGTTACAAAAATCCTCCTATAGAACTAGAAAGAATGTGCAGCGCATACAGTTCTGCATAAGGCACAAAGGCACGTCCTTAGAGGTGGGGGCAGGCATCAAAAGACACGCAGAGGAGGGATTTCTTTAGAGGCTGGGGGCAAAGAAGGTATTTTGGAGCTGCATTCAGtgccggggggaggagggggaggcgtaCAGTTTTGTGGTAAACGGTACATTTCCAGGGGATGTTAGGAACCTAAAATGTGGGCTGTAAACCACCCACACCTCCCCTGTTATTGGGAGCCGCTTATTCTCAGTTATTGTCCTCTGAACCTGTGGGGCAAAAAAATGGATGTTATCCCTTCATGTCTTTTATTTCTTAGAGAATAAATACAAACTTTAACCTGAAGTCCCAGCATTTGTGAGTTATCTACACATTTGATAAATGGTTTGCAACGCACTGAAAAGTTGTTTTAAGCGGTGTTTATTTGTCAGTGCATATATGTCGTCCTTTTGGCAAGCATGAAGTGGAGACTGGTGCAGAGATAATGAATGATTAAATAGTAAAAATCTAATAtaacaatttaaaatatatgGGAGAAGTTACAATCATAGAGAAGTACTACACCCGAACAATtaacaattacatttatttgtatcCTCTGACAGctgcattatatttaaatatatacatcGCTTACACATGCTGAACGAAAAAAATTGTAGAATTTTACTGAACTGTATTCATATGGTAAATCTTCTCTTGGTTGTTTTGCATCATGTTTTGGGACTATGGATGTTCTCTGTTTATTGTTTAACTTAGTAAGTACTGAATGTACGTTgaacaccctggactggtcgcctgtcaatcacagggctGACATTGGGACAACCATCCACTGACACACACGGGTCAATAATTAACCTCACCGGCATGTCTTTTGGACTATGGCAGAAAGccagagtacccggagagaacccaggCTCAGGCACCCAAATAAATGCAAAGGCAGGGAGAGATTGATTTAAAGCAGATCATATAATTGCTGCGCTGTCTTTGCATTTTCACCACAACTGAATGAACATAGCAACGTTTTTACTTAATGTTTTAACTAATAAAATCTgactgtgcatcttaatgtatatgtttttaatgttttaaagagacatctgagaaagaaaaaacgtaTATGGTCAAGTAAAAAAACTGGTGCTCAGAGCTGATCAGTTCCTGTCGGATGGCAGTCTCTGCTTAAGCCATCTCCATGACCTTTTTGATCCAGTCAACATAGACAGAGACACGGATGAAGATGTTGGGCTGCCCCGGGTGTCCACAGCGCCTCATGGGGATGATCACACCCTCAAGTACCCAGCAGTCCCTGTTCTGACACGCCAGAGGGCCGCCATAgtctctctgcagacacacagaaacaacactCTGGAGTCATTATTTCTCTCTGTTATGACTGACTGTCACTGCTGAGGTCGGAAACATCTTGCAGTCACATCTTGTCCAGTCCTCCTCCATTATCCAAATGGTGAATGTGTTTAATATATAGGAGTATATAAATAGCTGTTCGCTCTTTACTTTAAGTGATTTTCATCATCAAACGATTTGAAGTGTTATTTCTCACCAAATAATGTTATACTTGTTCAATAAAGAAATTGTTTTGACACTTTGGATATTTGCATATTCCTTTTCTTGGAGTTAGATGCAAGGATTGATACCACTAAAGCTACAGTcagcagccggttagcttagcttagcatacgaACGGGAAAGTAGGGGAACTAGCTAGATTTGCTCTGTCCataagtgaaaaaacaaacaagatataGTGTGTTAAGTAGTTAACCATTCAGGTGTTAGTGGGttttgtgtctttaaaaaaaccTGTCTGCCTTAGAACtggccttttctgtttttttcctgtcaaTGCAGCTACACACTGCAATAAATATCAAAGAAAATGCtacatttttgtgtgttgtgatttACGCCATATTACCCATAATGCACCTGCACTATAACCAAATAAAGGCAAGAATAAAAagtgttcttcctcctcttgttttgttgtttggtttgttCATCTATGTACTTCTTTTCTGTTTGCCATCAAACAGCTTCtttatttctgttgtttatagttaaagtaaagtaaatcaaGCCATATGTATACGTTTTAAAGTAAGTAAAAAAATCTTCAAAAAAGATCCTTTTTTGCTGCTGCCCcagttcaaaaaaataataattcagcaAATGGACAAAAAAGCATTAATCTTGTGTACACGTTTGATGGACACTTACCTCACAGGCGCCCACCCCGCCCTGGAAGGATCTGGTGCACATCTCATTCTCACGAACACGACCTCTAAAGTATTTGTTGCATTCCTTGTTACTGAGAACTGGTATGTAGGCCACATTGAGGACAGTCTCATCACCAGTTCCTTGAAAAACAGCAAGAAGGAGGGATGAGTGTGAAGCTAAATATGTTTAAGAACATGTAGA
The Gasterosteus aculeatus chromosome 17, fGasAcu3.hap1.1, whole genome shotgun sequence DNA segment above includes these coding regions:
- the LOC120835090 gene encoding uncharacterized protein LOC120835090, producing the protein MSDSGTKEPSAEPSAAQSPPEPQRRGRGRPRKPLQEPVGPPTPKRPRGRPKGSKNKGPRTALKKVEPVGERRPRGRPRKWPQKVIQVAEEQQGSSEEDEEESSSQLEPTTSQDPAREEGE